A single window of Electrophorus electricus isolate fEleEle1 chromosome 16, fEleEle1.pri, whole genome shotgun sequence DNA harbors:
- the kpnb3 gene encoding importin-5 has product MAEQQQFYLLLGNLMNPDNSVRKQAEETYDTIPGATKITFLLQAIRDASAAEEVRQMAAVLLRRLLSSSFEEVYPGLTLDIQTAIKTELLACIQLDGSSSIRKKVCDVAAELARNLLDDNGNNQWPEILKFLFESVNSQNVALREAALHIFWNFPGIFGNQQQHYMDVIKRMLVQCMQDQENPQIQTLAARATASFILSNESNMALLKHFSDLLPGILQAVNESCYQGDDSVLKSLVEIADTAPKYLRPNLEAALQLCLKLCGDTNLTNMQRQLALEVIVTLSETAAAMLRKHTAIVAQSVPQMLSMMVDLEEDDEWAMADELEDDDFDSNAVAGESALDRVACGLGGKMVLPMIKQHIMQMLQNPDWRYRHAGLMALSAIGEGCHQQMESILNEIVSFVLLFCQDPHPRVRYAACNAIGQMATDFAPTFQKKFHDKVISALLQTMEDQSNPRVQAHAAAALINFTEDCPKALLIPYLDSLVQHLHVIMVAKLQELIQKGTKLVLEQVVTSIASVADTAEEKFVPYYDLFMPSLKHIVENAVQKELRLLRGKTIECISLIGLAVGKEKFMPDASAVMQLLLKTQTDFNDLEDDDPQISYMISAWARMCKILGKEFQQYLPVVMGPLMKTASIKPEVALLDTQDMENMSEDDGWEFVNLGDQQSFGIKTAGLEEKATACQMLVCYAKELKEGFVEYTEQVVKLMVPLLKFYFHDGVRVAAAESMPLLLECARVRGPEYLTQMWHFMCDALIKAIGTEPDSDVLSEIMHSFAKCIELMGDGCLNNEHFEELGGILKGKLEEHFKNQELRQAKRQDEDYDEQVEETLQDEDENDVYILTKVSDILHAVFSSHKEKVLPWFEQLLQLIVNLICPHRPWADRQWGLCIFDDVIEHCSPSSFKYAEYFLRPMMQSLCDTSPEVRQAAAYGIGVMAQFGGESYRPFCTEAIPLLIGVIQAADSRAKENVNATENCISAVGKVMRYRPECVIVNEILPHWVSWLPLNEDKEEAVHTFNYLCDLIESNNPVVLGPDNANLPKIFLIIAEGFANESIKGDDDCSKRLANVIRQVQVSGGLWTQCVSALNETHQKAIQDLLNTA; this is encoded by the exons GAAACATATGACACCATCCCTGGAGCAACAAAGATCACATTCTTGTTGCAGGCAATCCGTGATGCATCCGCTGCGGAGGAG GTTAGGCAAATGGCGGCTGTGCTCCTGCGACGGTTGCTGTCCTCATCTTTTGAAGAAGTCTATCCAGGCCTAACACTGGACATTCAGACTGCCATCAAGACAGAGCTGCTCGCCTGTATCCAATTGGACGGTTCATCCAGTATCCGTAAGAAGGTCTGCGATGTAGCTGCGGAGCTGGCCCGCAATCTTCTTG ATGATAATGGAAACAATCAGTGGCCAGAAATTCTCAAATTTCTGTTTGAATCGGTCAACTCGCAGAACGTGGCTCTGCGGGAAGCCGCACTTCATATTTTCTG GAATTTCCCTGGTATCTTCGGTAACCAGCAGCAACACTATATGGACGTCATCAAGCGCATGTTGGTACAGTGCATGCAAGACCAGGAGAACCCACAG ATTCAGACCCTGGCTGCACGAGCCACAGCATCCTTCATTCTGTCCAACGAGAGTAATATGGCACTGCTGAAACACTTCTCAGACCTCCTTCCTGGCATACTACAG GCAGTCAATGAGTCCTGTTACCAAGGTGATGACTCCGTGCTGAAGTCTCTGGTAGAAATTGCAGACACTGCACCTAAATATCTGAGGCCAAACCTGGAGGCTGCTCTACAGCTCTGTCTCAAG CTTTGTGGGGACACCAACCTGACTAACATGCAGAGGCAGTTGGCTTTGGAAGTTATCGTCACTCTGTCGGAAACAGCTGCCGCCATGCTGAGGAAACACACTGCCATAGTGGCCCAGAGCG TTCCTCAGATGTTGTCCATGATGGTGGACCTGGAAGAGGATGATGAGTGGGCAATGGCAGATGAGCTTGAAGATGATGACTTTGACAG taatGCTGTGGCTGGTGAGAGTGCCCTGGACAGAGTTGCCTGTGGTCTAGGAGGGAAAATGGTGCTACCCATGATTAAGCAACACATTATGCAGATGCTGCAAAACC CTGACTGGAGGTACAGGCACGCTGGGTTAATGGCGCTCTCTGCCATTGGTGAGGGCTGCCATCAGCAGATGGAGTCAATTTTGAATGAAATTGTCAGCTTTGTTCTGCTCTTTTGCCAGGATCCT CACCCAAGAGTTCGATATGCTGCTTGCAATGCCATTGGTCAGATGGCCACAGATTTTGCCCCTACCTTCCAGAAGAAGTTCCATGACAAG GTCATCTCCGCCCTGCTGCAGACCATGGAAGACCAGTCGAACCCCCGCGTTCAAGCCCACGCGGCTGCAGCTCTGATCAACTTCACGGAGGACTGCCCCAAAGCTCTCCTCATTCCCTACCTGGACAGTCTGGTTCAACACCTCCACGTCATCATGGTTGCCAAGCTCCAGGAG CTGATTCAGAAAGGCACCAAACTGGTGCTGGAGCAGGTGGTGACTTCAATTGCTTCAGTGGCTGACACGGCTGAGGAGAAGTTTGTGCCGTACTACGACCTTTTCATGCCCTCTCTTAAACACATCGTGGAGAATGCCGTTCAGAAGGAGCTTCGTCTGCTCAGGGGCAAGACTATCGAGTGCATCAGTCTGATTGGACTGGCTGTGGGCAAAGAGAAG TTCATGCCTGATGCATCAGCTGTAATGCAGTTACTCCTGAAGACACAGACTGACTTCAATGACTTGGAGGATGATGATCCACAG ATCTCCTACATGATTTCTGCATGGGCCCGGATGTGTAAAATCCTAGGGAAAGAGTTCCAGCAGTACCTGCCTGTGGTTATGGGCCCGCTCATGAAAACGGCCTCCATCAAGCCCGAAGTAGCCCTCTTGGATA CTCAGGACATGGAGAACATGTCTGAAGATGATGGATGGGAGTTTGTGAATCTGGGAGACCAACAGAGCTTTGGAATCAAGACTGCTGGATTAGAAGAGAAGGCTACAGCTTGTCAGATGCTG GTCTGCTATGCCAAGGAGCTGAAGGAAGGTTTTGTGGAGTACACAGAGCAAGTAGTGAAGCTAATGGTCCCTTTGCTAAAGTTTTACTTCCATGATG gTGTGCGAGTAGCCGCCGCCGAGTCTATGCCATTGTTGCTGGAGTGCGCACGCGTGAGGGGTCCCGAGTACCTCACACAGATGTGGCACTTCATGTGCGACGCACTCATCAAAGCCATTGGCACTGAGCCTGACTCAGACGTGCTGTCAGAGATCATGCACTCTTTTGCCAAG tgTATCGAGTTGATGGGAGATGGCTGTCTGAATAATGAACACTTTGAGGAGCTGGGTGGCATCCTGAAGGGTAAATTGGAGGAGCACTTTAAGAACCAGGAACTCAGGCAAG CCAAAAGACAGGATGAGGACTATGATGAGCAAGTTGAAGAAACATTACAAGATGAG GATGAGAATGATGTGTACATTCTTACCAAGGTGTCGGACATTTTGCACGCAGTGTTCAGCAGCCACAAGGAGAAAGTTCTTCCTTGGTTCGAGCAGCTGCTTCAACTTATAGTTAATCTTATA TGTCCACATAGACCCTGGGCAGACAGACAATGGGGTCTGTGCATTTTTGATGATGTGATCGAGCACTGCAGTCCCTCTTCGTTCAAGTATGCAGAGTACTTCTTGCGGCCCATGATGCAGTCTCTTTGTGACACCAGCCCTGAGGTTCGGCAAGCGGCTGCCTACGGCATCGGAGTCATGGCCCAATTTGGAGGCGAGAGCTACAGGCCCTTCTGCACAG AAGCCATTCCTCTCTTGATTGGAGTGATTCAAGCTGCAGATTCTAGAGCCAAGGAGAATGTCAATGCAACAGAGAACTGCATCTCAGCTGTTGGCAAAGTTATGAGGTATCGACCAGAATGTGTCATTGTCAACGAGATCCTTCCTCATTGGGTTTCATGGCTGCCACTGAATGAAGACAAAGAGGAGGCTGTACACACATTTAATTATCTTTGTGATCTTATTGAAAG CAACAATCCTGTTGTTCTTGGGCCCGACAATGCAAATCTTCCCAAGATTTTCCTCATCATTGCTGAAGGGTTTGCTAATGAGTCTATCAAAGGTGACGATGATTGCAGCAAGAGACTGGCGAATGTCATCCGTCAAGTACAA GTTTCTGGAGGACTATGGACACAGTGTGTATCAGCCCTTAATGAAACGCACCAGAAGGCCATTCAGGATCTCCTCAACACAGCATGA